A DNA window from Choristoneura fumiferana chromosome 24, NRCan_CFum_1, whole genome shotgun sequence contains the following coding sequences:
- the LOC141441475 gene encoding locomotion-related protein Hikaru genki-like, translating to MFSVDCCRSSSLLSVEKPPTILFRYSGGPIAQTNDGKLLVYPGVSLHMECLWMRRFGNPKWNYTLNIPDPERKYTEGWTTDPGRDSQLEYRLSIIGAAKEDSGVYRCETPARQIHQVEIIVEDVHCPPLPIRRGLVASGSGTKLGTEIRFSCANGNALLGAHSLLCRASGNWSAPLPVCESVECGDVVHDSPLNEGERRPRVSVVSRGVGGRAAFSCPAGWALSGAAETVCLPAADWARPFPICREVSCPSLPPPASGYVLGRAPYRAGDVLQFHCNPEHTLHGRPILVCQDSGRWSDKPPTCAQACTYPGTTISGRMSSVKFYYKIGETVSFTCEPGYKLKGAPMLRCLKNRKWSNAIPLCAPGSNYTSSDSLSMLNGDVDAMLSDEPEDILKTHETPAILSPESYKAAMTRVSAARLLHRGPIEIYKNRISRVNRLLRRDTER from the exons AAACTGCTGGTGTACCCCGGCGTGTCCCTGCACATGGAGTGCTTGTGGATGAGGAGGTTCGGAAACCCCAAGTGGAACTACACGCTTAATATACCGGA TCCGGAACGCAAATACACAGAAGGGTGGACGACAGACCCTGGCCGGGATAGCCAGCTGGAGTACCGGCTGAGCATCATCGGAGCAGCGAAGGAGGACTCGGGGGTGTACCGCTGCGAGACTCCAGCACGACAGATTCACCAGGTCGAGATTATAGTAGAAG ATGTCCACTGCCCGCCGTTGCCCATCCGCCGAGGCCTGGTTGCCAGCGGCTCGGGAACTAAGCTCGGCACAGAGATCCGGTTCTCGTGTGCCAATGGGAACGCGCTGCTGGGCGCGCATAGCTTGCTCTGCCGTGCTTCTGGGAACTGGAGTGCGCCTCTGCCCGTCTGCGAGA GTGTAGAATGCGGGGATGTGGTTCATGATTCACCTCTGAACGAGGGCGAGAGGCGTCCTCGTGTGTCCGTGGTCTCCCGCGGTGTGGGAGGCCGGGCTGCCTTCTCCTGCCCGGCGGGCTGGGCGCTCAGCGGGGCCGCTGAGACTGTGTGTCTGCCGGCTGCTGACTGGGCCAGGCCGTTCCCTATCTGCAGAG AGGTGTCCTGCCCTTCGCTGCCACCACCAGCTTCTGGCTACGTGCTGGGGCGCGCCCCGTACCGCGCGGGCGACGTGCTGCAGTTCCACTGCAACCCTGAGCACACGCTGCACGGGAGACCCATCCTCGTGTGCCAGGACAGCGGCCGATGGAGCGACAAGCCACCCACTT gTGCGCAAGCCTGCACGTACCCAGGCACCACTATCTCCGGGCGGATGTCTTCCGTCAAGTTCTACTACAAGATCGGAGAGACCGTTAGCTTCACCTGCGAGCCGGGGTACAAGCTCAAAGGGGCACCGATGCTACGGTGTCTCAA gaACAGAAAATGGTCTAACGCCATTCCCCTCTGCGCACCAGGCTCCAACTACACATCTTCAGACTCTCTCTCGATGCTTAACGGCGACGTCGACGCCATGCTATCCGACGAGCCGGAGGACATCTTGAAAACGCACGAAACGCCCGCCATTTTGTCGCCGGAGAGCTACAAGGCCGCCATGACACGCGTTTCCGCGGCACGTTTGTTACACAGGGGGCCTATTGAGatatataaaaatagaatttcTAGGGTAAATAGACTGCTCAGAAGAGATACTGAGAGGTAA